Within Vicia villosa cultivar HV-30 ecotype Madison, WI linkage group LG1, Vvil1.0, whole genome shotgun sequence, the genomic segment ttgatttaagacttgtggaggtttttatcgtgtagtcgctatgattttatcaagcttctgataaaccccattgaatttaaatccgagtacatcattcactcaccatcgatctcctactaactttgataacatacttgacaagtttcaagatggttatctttaacacttaacaactaactttaatttccgcacctttactataccgctctttatattaccgctctttatatttcttgctttatcgctttactttatcatttcatcatatttactttccgtcattttttctttgtccacttggacatatgtttatgcttccgttatttttcttttgtccacttggaccatactttatttttatgctaaaacactaataaacaatcgaaaatctaaaaaatacataaggctctctttggactatcggctactatccctagcgctttggagattcggacttatggacctagtacctttggactcattctattactatcctgtgattgttctgtctgtctggcattgttctgttgtatgtttatgtgtgcaggtatttccttgaaagcccttgatggttaattccaaggcattgatataaggattttacccgaaaacagccgttactctgcccgattttcgtcagaatcttaatgtgtttaatgaaaaatggtgctaagacaataagttcatctggatccccaagtgttaatgtgttggtattgataaatccaaaggatgggaaaactaccttggctcttaatgtcaagtgttggcttcttattcggttagaccgtttctttccttagcttttattttatgcattaggttagcctcttcatctcctcccattcttaaattttcaaaatcttctccctttttccaaaatattcttatgtttgcaaaccttttcaaaacctttttcttaaaaatatctttcgcccttagtggcttttcttcaaaagtttagacaccgttaattgtcgaaacgagtggttataccccacgattttgaaattgattgataataacgagatcttttccgcgtgagagagctagtggcatactcgttgattttatccgagttggcgcccttctttcatttgcgatgcaaagaacttgtttgttctcatgctcaagatcaatggctgagtatttctctctaacgacaacaaagtgtttattcgttttaaaacgttttttcccaaaagcggaactacattagctctgacttctccattgcaccgaggaggtatgtaggcccaaagcttaacgctttgccgagcttattttaaaaataaaacaaaccgtttttagcacacacacaacacagattttcaaaaaggttcccgtggagtaccacggatatgaggggtgctttaaaccttcccctcatataatcaacacccatacctgagatctctttcttgtttttttaaaaacaaaactttgggttttacgttcttttcccttttcctttgaaaaaataaagcgcggtggcgatttcaaacgaaatattgattccaGTCAATCCCAtgacttcgatatcagattttccccgctacaatatGACACCTAAGAATTAAGGCGATTAAACTCATTTTTGATACtttcttaaaaatcatgtttagtaATCTCATTTGAACATATAATTATTTCTCTAATTATCACGTTTAATTTACAAAATAGTTCTCGTAACTCATTTCACTCCATTACAACTCTCGATGTTTCACATTGGTAACAATCGCTAAAGTGAACAAGTGGTGAAATAAGATTTTCTTTTATTAGAGAACAAATTATGAATGAAAAAATTGATGTTGTACACCGTCCTGCCGAATTGCTACTAGCTTTACAAAAGCCATAAAGATCAACAGATTTGTGTTTCTAAAGGAGAAATCATAGATAGTGCCTTTCTAGATTTATACATTAAGGAAGTGAGTTGAATTTTAatccccataattcaattaatttgttACTAATAATTGTTTGTTAGTTACTTACTCTTAATTAGTTAGTTAAATTGGTTGCTTAATTAACAATGTATTAGCTCTAAATATTGTAATGTTACATTCTTTTCCTTCATTTACTCAATGAAAAAAATACATTTCTCCGCTCTCATTCATTAACATTGGAATGATTAATTATTGAAATATTGTTTCTTGTGGAAATAGTTTTTGAAACCATACAATGATTTCCTCTATACTATTGCAACTCAGGTGGTAGCTTGTTTAGTTGTAGAAAACAGAGCTTTGGGGTATTTTCCATGACTTGAAAATTGTGTGGACTTAAAAGCTATCATCAGATCTAAATTTATTCAGATTTTATACTTTGCTTGTTATCTCTCTTATCACAAATGGGTGCCGCCACACTCACCCTTACAATTAGTTACAAAATGTCATCATCACATTCATGAAGGAACAAGACAATTTATAAGGACTCTTCATGAAGGATGGTTAACTTATCATGTTGCAGATCTTTAACTCTCTCACTCCAATCATCAATCCAACTTTATATTCTCAATTTTACTTGTATCATATTTAGAGATAACATCAACATAATAGCCAAAGTTTTAAATAACGGTCACAGTTGCGTTGCAGTCGCATAAAAGATTTTGTGATTTAGTCGTTATAGATGTTGTAATATAAATTGTTGTGGTCGTTGTGTGAATTAatcacaatttattttttatcttataaATTGTAGATAACGCTATTAATATCAGAAGGTGTTGATACCGTTGTTGCGGAAGTGTACTATAGTTACACAATCAGGGGCCAAAATAATTGCattgaaaaaattataaatttcttaaaaaaaatatgcACAATAGCATTCACAAATGAAACAACTGTCTAGCAAATTGTTAGCCATCTACTGCTCTATTCCTATGATAATAACAACCACATTGCAATCGGCaaaagaaccaaaccaaacctcACATGCTAGAGTCAGTATGTTCTGATCagaaaccaaaaaaataataaacacatGGATAAAAATATTTGCAGACAAAACGAAAGGGCACCACCGTAATTTTACTCATCACACTTCTCTCTATATATTCATGGATTTTAATTTAGGAGGGGTAATTTGGTCCATTTACATGCTCTACACAAACTTGCCAATCACTTATGAAGAGGACCCTTGAGGGCTATTATCCAGTGTGGACAATTGTTTGAATATGATTGGTGCACCATACTGAGGATAAAGTAGCATCAGAACCGTTGGTGCATGTTGATAACTAGGGGCCAACCTGAAACTAAAACGCTGCAGTATCATTACTAGTGCCAATTTTGTTTGTAGCACTGCGAGGTTTTGTCCTATACATGTGCGCACACCGAGCCCAAAAGGAATAAACGCCACTGGATGCTTCGCGGCGCGGGCCACACCTTCGGAGAAACGGCCAGGATTGAATTCGTTTACATCGTTGCCCCATATTGCTTGATCGTGATGAACGGCTAGGATTGGAATTAATAGCTCTGTCCCGCGCGGTATCTTGTAGCCTCCTAATTCAACATCTGTTTTCGCCCGTCGGATTGTTGCGATTGTAGGTGGGTATAGTCGTAGTGACTCGTTAACTATCATGTTCAGCTGCAGGAAATTATAACCCAAAAGATtagataaaattattaaaattcaagatGGAGATAAGACAATATTTCATAAAAGTGAAATGAATACTAGTAACAAACAAATCAATAGATgaaaattgatataaaaaatatataaattttgaatattttctgCAGCAACTGTAAAGGTTAAAGTAAAACCAAAATGAattgtaaaatttttttaaaaatttaatattgtgtTTATAACTTCGGGATTATATTGTGAATGTATTAATATAGTAGAGAATTGTGGTTTTGAAAATAGAGAATTGCCAGTTGGGGAGGTGTAAATGAGCAGTGTTAGGCACCATGTTCCCTTCACAAGGGGTAAGAGGAAGCAAAAGGTGGCAACAATGTTATAGTTGggaaagaaacaaagaaaaacagaAGGACTAGGAgacaaaacatgatttttatttgGGGTCCAAATATTAATCTTATGTAGCATAAAAGTGTTGATGTGTGGGGAGGGGCTGCCTTTGGCTTACCGTCTTGAGCTTTACAACATGATCTTTAGTTGGAATGTCACGTGACCCACACATCTTAAGGACCTCGTCACGTGCCTGTACCTGCCATTGTGGGTGCATTGCTAAGAGTATGGTCGTCCACGTCAGCAAGTTGGATGTGGTCTGTTTGCCCGCAAAGAAAAAGCTCTTGCACTCTCCCACGATATCATCCACTGTCACATTTGTTTTGCTAGAGGCTTGAATCATTAATCCAAGTAAATCTTTTGGCCCTTTTTCATCCATTCTctcatttgaatttgaattctctcTCCTTCTCTCTATTAGCTTCACCAACGATTTCTTTATTTGCTTGTCCAGTTTCCAAGATTTTATATTCCTCCTTGTTGGAAAGaatctataaaatataaattttgtacATATTATCCCAACCAATaattcacaatcataataatcataataaaaatatatattaatattatcacaatctttttatttatttatttatttacctgTAACCGGGAATGAAAACTTTTTGAAAGGCATCAGCAGCCAAGACCATTTGCTGAGCTTGTAACCGAAAAATAGCTTTTCCATCTTGATAGCTACTTCCAAACGCGGTCTTAGTAATAACATCTTCGGTTAGGGTTTGAAAGCATTCGGAAACTTCGATTTCCACCTCACCTTTATGACTCATTTCCGACCAATTGTCCAACATCTCAACCACGCTTGTTGCCATCACCGGTATCAGCAACTAAAAATATTGAACACGACACGACACGAAATCCTATTTATTAAtaaacattattaaaaaaaaatattaaaaaatttacaatGGGGTAGGATGAGTTTAATTACTTTAAGATTCTCCATGTGAAAAGTGGGAGAAATAATTCTACGGTGGTGAGCCCATTTTTCTCCTTTAAGGCTAAGAAGTCCATCACCTTCTAGCTGCTTCACAAGTGGTGGAGCTTCATTTTTCTCATAGAATTCTGACTTGGATGTGAAGATTTCCCTTATAAGGTCTGGATCAGACACTGTAAGACGAACAGTGGGTCCAAACCAAACTAGGAATGTTCCACCTTTTATCATATCATCAAAATTGTTAGCTACAATTAGAAATTTTTTACAATTGATtcataatcaaatcaaattagtattaacaaaaaaataatgatatatttttataCATAAAGTTGGAAAGAGCAGAATCCTCAAGTAGTAATTGTGAAGTTAACAAAAATAGGAAAGGAGCAGGAAACATGACAGCCATTAGTTATCAGAGAGGGAGGATGGATGGATGGATAGTGTGTAGTGGTGACCCTACAGGAACAGCAGGTGGAGGTGGGAAGAAGAAGACAAGTCAATTTTAAAACGGTTACCAAACATATACAACTACATTGTCGAAATTCAATTCGATCCTTCTcatacaaaaacaaaacaatacaTGACAACTCGATGCCaatgccaaaaaaaaaaaatgcacttattttttttattaaataaaaatattattgtttcTGCTTAATAAAAAACATGTAGTTAAATTAAAGTAAGAATATGGacaatgtttgtattactgacaacCTTACAGAGCAGTCAGTATGAAACAAATGTCTCTGATAACATTACACATCAAAACTGAAGGCAAAGTTTTGTTGGATTGGATATTTTGTTTGAtgctaaaaagaaagaaaaaaaaaagtttagagaTCAATgatgaattgaaagaaaaattgaGAAGTTGAGGTAAAGTCCAAATTAATTAACATGGAACTTCAACATCATGCATCAAAGAGCTATGAGGAAGTACCTCAGAAAAAGAAAGGCTGAAAAAAGTGGTGAAAAGAAACAAGCACACTAACTCTGGAACAAGTTTTTGAAGGCTTTAAAAGTCTCAAATTCAGTAACACAAAACTGGAAAAAGaaacatcataatcatcatcatgcCAACTTTAATGATGATGGTCATGACTGAAGCatgttattaaataaaaaaatgtgtcGTTTGTTTTGTTGAAATTAAGAGAAAGGAGAAGAATTAGTTGAGATTAGTGAATGAAATACCGTAAATTTTCTTCCAGTGATGGTAGAAAGAAAG encodes:
- the LOC131633998 gene encoding cytochrome P450 734A1, whose amino-acid sequence is MKELLSWLKLLFFSLIFLLLVLKVTVLLWWRPRKIEGYFSKQGIRGPPYRFFIGNVKELVGMMLKASSQPMPNFSHNILPRVLSFYHHWKKIYGGTFLVWFGPTVRLTVSDPDLIREIFTSKSEFYEKNEAPPLVKQLEGDGLLSLKGEKWAHHRRIISPTFHMENLKLLIPVMATSVVEMLDNWSEMSHKGEVEIEVSECFQTLTEDVITKTAFGSSYQDGKAIFRLQAQQMVLAADAFQKVFIPGYRFFPTRRNIKSWKLDKQIKKSLVKLIERRRENSNSNERMDEKGPKDLLGLMIQASSKTNVTVDDIVGECKSFFFAGKQTTSNLLTWTTILLAMHPQWQVQARDEVLKMCGSRDIPTKDHVVKLKTLNMIVNESLRLYPPTIATIRRAKTDVELGGYKIPRGTELLIPILAVHHDQAIWGNDVNEFNPGRFSEGVARAAKHPVAFIPFGLGVRTCIGQNLAVLQTKLALVMILQRFSFRLAPSYQHAPTVLMLLYPQYGAPIIFKQLSTLDNSPQGSSS